One region of Thunnus albacares chromosome 8, fThuAlb1.1, whole genome shotgun sequence genomic DNA includes:
- the LOC122987206 gene encoding NACHT, LRR and PYD domains-containing protein 3-like isoform X2 has product MNECGSEAGSASAQSDRSRDFPPEFSMKRKQQQRATEAREMGISWSKSSSSSTISSMSAKTDRSREYPPDLSTEPRASGTSQTASSIRQNPDTLKVFESKAVAIVKQAVKQHKKVLSTKHEGLFEEDEQVDELPDSPFEFDDETSEAALKIALRVLRKMNEEEHAHTLEQSHYGELRMYQRKLKSSLKTKNENLLEGISAEQRPVPFKEIYTKIHLREGDSGGVNNEHEVRQIEMAFNRWKYSESMIKCEEIFKPLPKQDKPIRKVLTMGIAGIGKTVLTQKFMLDWSEGKANQDIQILFSVPFRELNLLKNEKQSLMELLWNFSSDLKESGIKDLTMYKVLFILDGLDECRLPLNFKGNEKCCDATQAASVDALLTNLIAGNLLPEASLWITTRPAAASCIPPEYVDRMTEIRGFNNLQKEQYFHKKIEDENLAKRVIANIRSARSLYIMCHVPVFCWISSIVLGNMCAKAGGGKMPKTLTQMYIHFLAHQTTKKHVKYGEEQELDAQGNNKLIMSLGKLAFQQLVKGNLIFYEEDLRDCDIDVKEASVYSGVFTQVFREESCMQQKVFCFVHLSVQEFLAALYVHVMYKVSGENLMISSEQMTQTTPVSELHKAAVDRALEINNGHLDLFLRFLLGLSLESSQTLLRDLKIQIETCDSQSHEETIKYIKERISQTHHPENYINLFHCLNELNDHSLVEEIQSYMESDQDSVMDECSEAQWAALVFVLLTSPEKPEEIQLKKYCRKEGSLQKLLPAIKASKSAMLNDCNLTADCCKELSSTLSSNSNELTHLNLSDNNLQDSGIELLCTGLKSRLCRLKTLRLNRCSLTQRCCEDLASVLICPSSPLRELDLSDNDIRDSGVQLLCTGLGNVGCKLETIRLSFCNITEKGCGFLASAVKSNPSHLGELELSYNHLGGSGVKLISEALEEGQCEFTKLRVDHNAEHWFTPGLRKYACELTVDPNTAHKLLILSDGNRKVSQAREEQPYPDHPDRFDYWTQVLFQQDLTRCCYWEVEWEGSWAGMGVTYKDIHRKGHDQDCVMGYNEISWGLHCSAHGYRAYHNYKSIVLHVPLAGSRRLAVYLDWEAGILSFYRVSTGGSLTHLHTFYTKFTDPLYPVFKVWGKGSAVWLCEVKQLKQKERLD; this is encoded by the exons ATGAATGAATGTGGATCTGAAGCTGGATCAGCATCTGCTCAGAGTGATCGCTCCAGAGATTTTCCTCCAGAGTTCAGCATGAAGCGCAA acaacaacagag AGCCACTGAAGCCAGGGAGATGGGTATATCTTGGAGtaagtcatcatcatcatcaacaatcAGTTCTATGTCTGCTAAGACTGATCGCTCCAGAGAATATCCTCCAGACTTAAGCACTGAACCCAGAGCTTCAGGAACAAG CCAGACGGCATCAAGCATTCGGCAGAACCCAGACACACTGAAG GTGTTTGAATCCAAAGCTGTGGCCATTGTAAAGCAAGCTGTCAAACAACATAAGAAGGTCCTTTCTACAAAACATGAAGGACTGTTTGAGGAAGACGAGCAGGTGGATGAACTCCCTGATTCGCCGTTTGAGTTTGATGATGAAACAAGTGAAGCAGCTCTGAAGATTGCCCTCCGTGTTTTGAGGAAGATGAATGAGGAGGAACATGCTCACACACTTGAGCAAA GTCATTATGGAGAACTTAGAATGTATCAACGGAAACTAAAATCTTCCCTGAAGACGAAAAATGAGAACTTGTTGGAAGGGATAAGTGCAGAGCAACGGCCTGTACCTTTCAAAGAGATTTACACAAAGATCCACCTGAGAGAGGGGGATAGTGGAGGGGTCAACAATGAACATGAAGTGAGACAAATTGAGATGGCGTTCAACAGATGGAAATATTCCGAAAGTATGATCAAGTGCGAGGAGATCTTCAAGCCCTTACCCAAACAAGACAAACCAATCAGAAAGGTGCTCACCATGGGGATAGCAGGCATCGGCAAAACAGTGCTGACTCAGAAGTTCATGTTGGACTGGTCAGAGGGGAAGGCCAATCAAGACATCCAGATCCTGTTTTCAGTTCCTTTTAGGGAGCtgaatttgttaaaaaatgagaaacaaagcTTGATGGAGCTCCTGTGGAACTTCTCTTCAGACCTGAAAGAATCTGGAATCAAAGACCTGACAATGTACAAAGTTCTGTTCATATTGGATGGTCTCGACGAGTGCAGACTCCCTCTGAATTTCAAGGGAAATGAGAAATGTTGTGATGCTACACAAGCAGCCTCAGTAGATGCTCTGCTGACAAACCTAATTGCAGGTAACCTTCTACCAGAAGCCAGTCTGTGGATAACTACCCGacctgctgctgccagctgcATCCCTCCAGAGTATGTTGACCGAATGACTGAGATACGAGGCTTCAACAACCTACAGAAAGAGCAGTACTTCCACAAGaaaattgaagatgaaaactTGGCCAAAAGAGTAATTGCAAACATAAGGTCAGCAAGAAGTCTCTACATCATGTGCCACGTGCCGGTGTTTTGCTGGATTTCTTCTATCGTCCTGGGAAACATGTGTGccaaagcaggaggaggaaaaatgccaaagacTTTGACTCAGATGTACATCCACTTTCTGGCTCATCAGACCACAAAGAAGCATGTCAAGTATGGCGAGGAGCAAGAACTGGATGCCCAGGGGAATAACAAGTTGATCATGTCACTTGGGAAGTTGGCCTTCCAGCAGCTGGtgaaaggcaacctgatcttctatgagGAGGATCTCAGAGACTGTGATATTGATGTCAAAGAAGCATCTgtgtactcaggagtgttcactCAAGTCTTCAGGGAAGAGTCCTGCATGCAGCAAAAAGTCTTCTGCTTTGTGCATCTGTCAGTTCAAGAGTTTCTAGCAGCTTTGTATGTCCATGTGATGTATAAGGTGTCTGGTGAAAACCTGATgatcagctctgaacagatgaCCCAAACAACGCCTGTATCTGAACTGCACAAAGCTGCAGTGGACAGAGCTTTAGAAATCAACAATGGCCACCTTGATCTCTTCCTGCGTTTCCTCCTTGGACTCTCTCTGGAGTCCAGTCAGACTCTGCTCAGAGACCTGAAGATACAGATAGAAACCTGCGACTCCCAAAGTCATGAGGAAACCATCAAGTACATCAAGGAGAGAATCAGTCAGACTCATCATCCAGAGAACTACATCAAtctcttccactgtctgaatgagtTGAACGACCACTCTCTGGTGGAGGAGATCCAGAGCTACATGGAGTCAGACCAAGACTCAGTTATGGACGAGTGCTCTGAAGCTCAGTGGGCAGCTCTGGTCTTTGTGTTgctgacctcaccagagaagcCAGAGGAAATCCAGCTCAAGAAATACTGCAGGAAAGAAGGAAGCCTTCAGAAGCTCCTACCAGCCATCAAAGCATCCAAATCAGCAAT GTTGAATGATTGTAATCTCACTGCAGACTGCTGTAAGGAGCTGTCCTCCACTCTCAGCTCAAACTCTAATGAGCTGACTCATTTAAACCTCAGTGACAACAACTTACAAGACTCAGGAATTGAACTTCTCTGCACTGGACTGAAGAGCCGACTCTGCAGACTGAAGACGCTGAG GCTGAACCGATGCAGTCTCACCCAGAGATGCTGTGAGGACCTGGCTTCAGTCCTGATTTGTCCTTCATCACCTCTCAGAGAGCTCGACCTGAGTGACAATGACATCAGAGACTCAGGAGTTCAACTGCTCTGCACTGGACTGGGAAATGTGGGCTGTAAACTGGAAACCATCAG GTTGTCGTTCTGTAACATCACAGAGAAAGGTTGTGGTTTCTTGGCCTCAGCTGTGAAGTCCAACCCGTCCCACCTGGGAGAGCTGGAGTTGAGCTACAATCACCTCGGAGGAAGTGGAGTGAAGCTCATCTCTGAAGCTCTGGAGGAAGGACAATGTGAATTTACTAAACTCAG AGTCGACCACAATGCAGAACACTGGTTTACACCAGGACTGAGAAAAT ATGCATGTGAGCTCACagtggatccaaacacagcccACAAactcctcatcctctctgacGGGAACCGAAAAGTTAGTCAGGCCCGAGAGGAGCAGCCGTATCCTGACCACCCAGACAGGTTTGACTACTGGACCCAAGTCCTGTTCCAACAGGACCTGACACGCTGCTgctactgggaggtggagtgggagGGAAGCTGGGCTGGGATGGGAGTGACCTACAAGGACATCCATCGCAAAGGTCATGACCAAGACTGTGTGATGGGATACAATGAGATATCTTGGGGTCTGCACTGCTCTGCTCATGGTTACCGAGCATATCATAACTACAAGAGCATCGTCCTTCATGTCCCTCTGGCTGGTTCTCGCAGACTGGCGGTGTATCTGGACTGGGAGGCTGGCAtcctgtccttctacagagtgTCTACTGGCGGATCACTGACACACCTGCACACCTTCTACACCAAATTCACTGACCCGCTCTACCCAGTTTTTAAAGTTTGGGGTAAGGGCTCCGCAGTGTGGCTGTGTGAAGTGAAACAGCTTAAACAGAAGGAGAGACTTGATTAG
- the LOC122987206 gene encoding NACHT, LRR and PYD domains-containing protein 3-like isoform X1, whose amino-acid sequence MNECGSEAGSASAQSDRSRDFPPEFSMKRKQQQRATEAREMGISWSKSSSSSTISSMSAKTDRSREYPPDLSTEPRASGTSSQTASSIRQNPDTLKVFESKAVAIVKQAVKQHKKVLSTKHEGLFEEDEQVDELPDSPFEFDDETSEAALKIALRVLRKMNEEEHAHTLEQSHYGELRMYQRKLKSSLKTKNENLLEGISAEQRPVPFKEIYTKIHLREGDSGGVNNEHEVRQIEMAFNRWKYSESMIKCEEIFKPLPKQDKPIRKVLTMGIAGIGKTVLTQKFMLDWSEGKANQDIQILFSVPFRELNLLKNEKQSLMELLWNFSSDLKESGIKDLTMYKVLFILDGLDECRLPLNFKGNEKCCDATQAASVDALLTNLIAGNLLPEASLWITTRPAAASCIPPEYVDRMTEIRGFNNLQKEQYFHKKIEDENLAKRVIANIRSARSLYIMCHVPVFCWISSIVLGNMCAKAGGGKMPKTLTQMYIHFLAHQTTKKHVKYGEEQELDAQGNNKLIMSLGKLAFQQLVKGNLIFYEEDLRDCDIDVKEASVYSGVFTQVFREESCMQQKVFCFVHLSVQEFLAALYVHVMYKVSGENLMISSEQMTQTTPVSELHKAAVDRALEINNGHLDLFLRFLLGLSLESSQTLLRDLKIQIETCDSQSHEETIKYIKERISQTHHPENYINLFHCLNELNDHSLVEEIQSYMESDQDSVMDECSEAQWAALVFVLLTSPEKPEEIQLKKYCRKEGSLQKLLPAIKASKSAMLNDCNLTADCCKELSSTLSSNSNELTHLNLSDNNLQDSGIELLCTGLKSRLCRLKTLRLNRCSLTQRCCEDLASVLICPSSPLRELDLSDNDIRDSGVQLLCTGLGNVGCKLETIRLSFCNITEKGCGFLASAVKSNPSHLGELELSYNHLGGSGVKLISEALEEGQCEFTKLRVDHNAEHWFTPGLRKYACELTVDPNTAHKLLILSDGNRKVSQAREEQPYPDHPDRFDYWTQVLFQQDLTRCCYWEVEWEGSWAGMGVTYKDIHRKGHDQDCVMGYNEISWGLHCSAHGYRAYHNYKSIVLHVPLAGSRRLAVYLDWEAGILSFYRVSTGGSLTHLHTFYTKFTDPLYPVFKVWGKGSAVWLCEVKQLKQKERLD is encoded by the exons ATGAATGAATGTGGATCTGAAGCTGGATCAGCATCTGCTCAGAGTGATCGCTCCAGAGATTTTCCTCCAGAGTTCAGCATGAAGCGCAA acaacaacagag AGCCACTGAAGCCAGGGAGATGGGTATATCTTGGAGtaagtcatcatcatcatcaacaatcAGTTCTATGTCTGCTAAGACTGATCGCTCCAGAGAATATCCTCCAGACTTAAGCACTGAACCCAGAGCTTCAGGAACAAG CAGCCAGACGGCATCAAGCATTCGGCAGAACCCAGACACACTGAAG GTGTTTGAATCCAAAGCTGTGGCCATTGTAAAGCAAGCTGTCAAACAACATAAGAAGGTCCTTTCTACAAAACATGAAGGACTGTTTGAGGAAGACGAGCAGGTGGATGAACTCCCTGATTCGCCGTTTGAGTTTGATGATGAAACAAGTGAAGCAGCTCTGAAGATTGCCCTCCGTGTTTTGAGGAAGATGAATGAGGAGGAACATGCTCACACACTTGAGCAAA GTCATTATGGAGAACTTAGAATGTATCAACGGAAACTAAAATCTTCCCTGAAGACGAAAAATGAGAACTTGTTGGAAGGGATAAGTGCAGAGCAACGGCCTGTACCTTTCAAAGAGATTTACACAAAGATCCACCTGAGAGAGGGGGATAGTGGAGGGGTCAACAATGAACATGAAGTGAGACAAATTGAGATGGCGTTCAACAGATGGAAATATTCCGAAAGTATGATCAAGTGCGAGGAGATCTTCAAGCCCTTACCCAAACAAGACAAACCAATCAGAAAGGTGCTCACCATGGGGATAGCAGGCATCGGCAAAACAGTGCTGACTCAGAAGTTCATGTTGGACTGGTCAGAGGGGAAGGCCAATCAAGACATCCAGATCCTGTTTTCAGTTCCTTTTAGGGAGCtgaatttgttaaaaaatgagaaacaaagcTTGATGGAGCTCCTGTGGAACTTCTCTTCAGACCTGAAAGAATCTGGAATCAAAGACCTGACAATGTACAAAGTTCTGTTCATATTGGATGGTCTCGACGAGTGCAGACTCCCTCTGAATTTCAAGGGAAATGAGAAATGTTGTGATGCTACACAAGCAGCCTCAGTAGATGCTCTGCTGACAAACCTAATTGCAGGTAACCTTCTACCAGAAGCCAGTCTGTGGATAACTACCCGacctgctgctgccagctgcATCCCTCCAGAGTATGTTGACCGAATGACTGAGATACGAGGCTTCAACAACCTACAGAAAGAGCAGTACTTCCACAAGaaaattgaagatgaaaactTGGCCAAAAGAGTAATTGCAAACATAAGGTCAGCAAGAAGTCTCTACATCATGTGCCACGTGCCGGTGTTTTGCTGGATTTCTTCTATCGTCCTGGGAAACATGTGTGccaaagcaggaggaggaaaaatgccaaagacTTTGACTCAGATGTACATCCACTTTCTGGCTCATCAGACCACAAAGAAGCATGTCAAGTATGGCGAGGAGCAAGAACTGGATGCCCAGGGGAATAACAAGTTGATCATGTCACTTGGGAAGTTGGCCTTCCAGCAGCTGGtgaaaggcaacctgatcttctatgagGAGGATCTCAGAGACTGTGATATTGATGTCAAAGAAGCATCTgtgtactcaggagtgttcactCAAGTCTTCAGGGAAGAGTCCTGCATGCAGCAAAAAGTCTTCTGCTTTGTGCATCTGTCAGTTCAAGAGTTTCTAGCAGCTTTGTATGTCCATGTGATGTATAAGGTGTCTGGTGAAAACCTGATgatcagctctgaacagatgaCCCAAACAACGCCTGTATCTGAACTGCACAAAGCTGCAGTGGACAGAGCTTTAGAAATCAACAATGGCCACCTTGATCTCTTCCTGCGTTTCCTCCTTGGACTCTCTCTGGAGTCCAGTCAGACTCTGCTCAGAGACCTGAAGATACAGATAGAAACCTGCGACTCCCAAAGTCATGAGGAAACCATCAAGTACATCAAGGAGAGAATCAGTCAGACTCATCATCCAGAGAACTACATCAAtctcttccactgtctgaatgagtTGAACGACCACTCTCTGGTGGAGGAGATCCAGAGCTACATGGAGTCAGACCAAGACTCAGTTATGGACGAGTGCTCTGAAGCTCAGTGGGCAGCTCTGGTCTTTGTGTTgctgacctcaccagagaagcCAGAGGAAATCCAGCTCAAGAAATACTGCAGGAAAGAAGGAAGCCTTCAGAAGCTCCTACCAGCCATCAAAGCATCCAAATCAGCAAT GTTGAATGATTGTAATCTCACTGCAGACTGCTGTAAGGAGCTGTCCTCCACTCTCAGCTCAAACTCTAATGAGCTGACTCATTTAAACCTCAGTGACAACAACTTACAAGACTCAGGAATTGAACTTCTCTGCACTGGACTGAAGAGCCGACTCTGCAGACTGAAGACGCTGAG GCTGAACCGATGCAGTCTCACCCAGAGATGCTGTGAGGACCTGGCTTCAGTCCTGATTTGTCCTTCATCACCTCTCAGAGAGCTCGACCTGAGTGACAATGACATCAGAGACTCAGGAGTTCAACTGCTCTGCACTGGACTGGGAAATGTGGGCTGTAAACTGGAAACCATCAG GTTGTCGTTCTGTAACATCACAGAGAAAGGTTGTGGTTTCTTGGCCTCAGCTGTGAAGTCCAACCCGTCCCACCTGGGAGAGCTGGAGTTGAGCTACAATCACCTCGGAGGAAGTGGAGTGAAGCTCATCTCTGAAGCTCTGGAGGAAGGACAATGTGAATTTACTAAACTCAG AGTCGACCACAATGCAGAACACTGGTTTACACCAGGACTGAGAAAAT ATGCATGTGAGCTCACagtggatccaaacacagcccACAAactcctcatcctctctgacGGGAACCGAAAAGTTAGTCAGGCCCGAGAGGAGCAGCCGTATCCTGACCACCCAGACAGGTTTGACTACTGGACCCAAGTCCTGTTCCAACAGGACCTGACACGCTGCTgctactgggaggtggagtgggagGGAAGCTGGGCTGGGATGGGAGTGACCTACAAGGACATCCATCGCAAAGGTCATGACCAAGACTGTGTGATGGGATACAATGAGATATCTTGGGGTCTGCACTGCTCTGCTCATGGTTACCGAGCATATCATAACTACAAGAGCATCGTCCTTCATGTCCCTCTGGCTGGTTCTCGCAGACTGGCGGTGTATCTGGACTGGGAGGCTGGCAtcctgtccttctacagagtgTCTACTGGCGGATCACTGACACACCTGCACACCTTCTACACCAAATTCACTGACCCGCTCTACCCAGTTTTTAAAGTTTGGGGTAAGGGCTCCGCAGTGTGGCTGTGTGAAGTGAAACAGCTTAAACAGAAGGAGAGACTTGATTAG